The stretch of DNA CTCTGTTATGGAAGAGCTAGGCCTACGCCCTGAAAAGCATCACCACGAAGTGGCCCCATCACAGCACGAGCTTGGCATGAAATTCGCCCCACTCCTAGAAATGGGCGACAATATGCAGCTTTACAAATACATCGTGCATAATGTCGCCGATGCCTACGGCAAAACAGCGACATTTATGCCAAAGCCTGTCCATAATGACAACGGCTCTGGTATGCATGTTCACATGTCTATCTGGAAAGACGGCAAGCCAACATTCGCGGGCAATGAATATGCAGGTCTGTCAAAGAACTGCCTTTATTACATCGGCGGCGTCATCAAACACGCCAAAGCGCTAAACGCCTTCACTAACCCGTCGACCAATAGCTATAAGCGTCTGGTTCCTGGGTTCGAAGCGCCCGTTATGCTGGCTTATTCTGCGCGTAACCGCTCCGCCTCTGTGCGTATTCCGTGGACAGCGTCCCCGAATGGTAAACGCCTTGAAGTCCGCTTCCCAGACCCAATGGCAAACCCGTATCTGGCTTATTCTGCGCTGCTTATGGCTGGCCTTGACGGGATTAAGAACAAAATTGATCCGGGCGACGCCATGGATAAAGATCTATACGACCTTCCCCCAGCAGAAGCCGCAGCCATTCCGCAAGTCGCAGGTAGCCTTCGCGAAGCGCTTGAAAACCTTGATGGTGACCGTAGCTTCCTGACCTCTGGCGGTGTGTTTGATGATGATCAGATCGATGCCTATATCGAGATGAAGATGGAAGATGTGCACCGCGTCGGCATGCACCCTCACCCTGTCGAGTTCGATCTGTACTACAAAGCCTAGATTAAGGCTCCTATACTCTAAGAAACCGGGGCCACGCGCTCCGGTTTTTTTATGGGGTAATGGAACTTTGCGCGTTCTCTTTCGTTTACTCAGCATAGATAGGAGAAAAACATGTCAAAAATGATTATAAAAAACGTATCCATTGCTGTTGTCACATTAGCAGCGCTTGCAACATCAGCCTGCCATACTGTCGAAGGTGTCGGCAAAGACCTAGAGCGTGCAGGTGACAAAGCTGAAGAAATCACGCGCAACGACTAAGCTATAACCTCTTAATTGTGATGTTATCTCTCTCCCCTTGTGAGCATCATGATGCCGCCCTGTTTCAATAATAGGGCGGTTTTTTTACGCCTCACTCATCCAAGCAAAACCATTGGCGCGCTATCAATCTTGGGTTAGACAATCATATGGACAGCTATCCGCCCCCTCTTTCCCCGATCATGTCAAAAACGCATGACAAAAAAACGCCTTTTGATGTTTGGTGGCCAACGGTCAAGCCTCATTTTCCGAATGTGCCGGACATTATCGCGAAAGACTGGCTTTATGAACATTGGGGTTCGTCGCCTTTTTCGTGGATACAGTCCCGGCGTTATGATTTTGTCATGGAGGAGATGCCAGCGGCCAAATTACCCAACGTGCTGAGTCGTGTGTTTGGCTTTACTGAGGGGGGCGGGCCTATCGCCCATGAAACAGGGCGGTTTCTATGTGGTGACCAGAGCGCACCGCCAACTCGCCCGTGGCGCAATGATGCGGCCTGGTTGGTCAGCTTTATGAAACGGAGCGGCAGTTTTCCGTCCCCGATTATCGTCTTAGACAATAGGGATGCCCATCTGGCGCGTGAGGATTGGACACCTCAGCCAGTAAAGGCCTATCCAAAGGCACTTTTGTTGGCGGAAGGTCATACGCGCCACGTTATTGGGCTGCATTTGTTATCAACAGCCAAGCTAAAAGACAGACTGCCCATATGCCGCCTGATTTTGAAATCCGATAACTAAATACAAAAACGGCCCATCCAATTGGACAGGCCGTTTCGCATTAATGTAGCAGCGTCTAGATCGCGCGATTTGCCCGGCGGTCGCGGCGCATGTTGCGGCGTGCCATAAGGCTAAGGGGCTGTGTTTCGCGGCGTGATTGTGCGCCTTCGAACGCTGGTGTAAACTTACGTGTCTCTAGTGAAACGAATTCTGTGCTATTAAAATTATTAGTCATGATAACTCCTTTGTAAATCTCGAATGGCCCCAGCAAGGGCGTGTCTCTTGAGGCCGCTATTTAGATATTTTTTCAAAATACGGAACCACCAGGCTCGCCGATAGAGCTATGCAAATAAGCATAGCTCGTAAGAAAGGCTTAACTTTTGCCGCTATCCGCTCTAAGCAATGGGGGCCGTATTCGCCCATAGGAGAGACCATGTTTCAGAATTTTTTAGTCCAAGGCGGGCCAGATTTTGGGCAGCGCAATTTGCCTAAATTGCGCGCTGAACTTTCCGCGCGGGGACTAGACGGATTTTTGGTGCCCCATGAAGATGAGTATCAAAATGAATATCTGCCCGATTGCAATGAACGGCTAATGTGGGTCAGCGGCTTCACAGGATCCGCAGGTGCCGCCGTTGTGATGGCGGATAAAGCCGCCGTTTTTGTCGACGGGCGCTACACCATACAACTGGCAGCGCAAGTCGATGCCGATATGTTTGACTATAAACGGTTAGAGGATAACGGCGTTGTCAACTGGCTGCTCGAGACTGTAAGCGCGGGTCAAAAAATCGGCTATGACCCGAAACTCCACGCGACCAGCGCGCTGAACAAACTCCGCAAAGCTGTTGAAAAAGCGGGCGGCGCATTAGTGGCGCAAGACAGCAACCCGATTGACACGGCGTGGGCTGACCGTCCCGCCCCACCCGTCACGCCCGTGGTTATTCAACCCCTAGATTTGGCCGGCGAAGACCACCCATCCAAGCGCACGCGTATTGCGGCTGATATTAAAGACAAGGGCGCAGATGCCGCCGTTATCACGGCGCCTGCGTCTATCGCGTGGCTTTTGAATATTCGTGGCGGCGATGTGCAATGCACGCCCCTGCCCTTGTCTACGGCCATTATCAAATCTGACGGACGGGTCGATCTGTTTATCAATCCCGCAAAGCTGTCAGACCCTGTGAGGGTTCATTTAGGCAATCAAGTCAGCCTATATGAAGAAGACGCGCTGGCCGCAGCTCTGTCTGATATGACGGGTCAAACTGTCCTGGTTGACCCGAATGTCAGTTCCAATTGGTATGTCGCCACATTAGAGTCCGCGGGTGCCAAAGTGCTATCTGCGCAAGACCCCGTCGCCTTGCCCAAGGCGTGTAAGAACAGCGCTGAGATCGCAGGGACGACCGAGGCCCATAAGCGCGACGGTGCAGCGCTAGTGGAATTTCTGTACTGGCTAGATACCACGGCGCAATCAGGCCATGTTGATGAAATAGACGCGGCGACAGAACTTGAGCGCGCGCGCGCAGCCACGGGCGTGTTAAAAGACTTAAGCTTTGAAACCATATCAGGCGCAGGCAGTAACGGCGCCATTGTGCATTACCGCGTGTCAGAAGCGACAACAAAAAAGTTAAGTCCTGGGTCGTTATTCCTTGTTGATAGCGGCGGTCAATATGTTGACGGCACGACGGATGTCACCCGCACTGTGCCGATTGGCACGCCCACAGATGAAATGGCGGAGCGTTTTACCCTTGTCCTGAAAGGCCACATCGCACTTGCGACTGTACGCTTCCCAAAAGGCACAACCGGCAGCAATCTTGACGCGCTGGCCCGTATGGCGCTTTGGGCCAAGGGTCTGGATTATGATCACGGCACAGGTCACGGTGTCGGCGCGTTCCTTGGTGTTCATGAAGGACCGCAACGCATATCAAAAGCCCCCAATTCGGTTGCGTTAAAACCCGGTATGATCGTGTCCAATGAACCCGGTTATTATAAAACCGACGGTTACGGTATCCGTATTGAAAACCTACAATATGTCCACGCGCCCACAGATATAGAGGGTGGAGAGCGACCGATGATGGGTTTCAAGACCCTTACACTCGCCCCGCTGCATAGGGCGCTGATTAAAACGGACATGTTATCCGCCGCTGAACACCGTTATATCGATGACTACCATGCGAGCGTTTGGGACAGCCTGAAAGACCGCGTTGATGGAGATGTTCTGTCTTGGTTAGAGGCTTCATGCCAACCACTGGCGTAAACTTTCGTCCTAACGTGACGCGCGTCACAGAATAAAAACTCTACGTCCCCTATGACCGTATGGCACGGAACATGGGGCGTGAACGTGCAAAACCAAGGGGTCGTGCATGAACACGACCCCTTACTTTTTAGAAATGGGGGCGGGTCTTGCATGAACACGACCCCTTACTGTTTAAAAGACATGGGCGGGTCTTGCATGAACACGACCCCTTACTGTTTAAAAGACATGGGCGGGTCTTGCATGAACACGACCCCTTACTTTTGGGCCTATAGATCGTCAACAACAGCAAGCATCGCATCCAGTGAGGCCGCACCCAATCGCGCGGCGCGCTCTGGTGACCACCCATAATCCTCATCAGGCAGATCAGCATTGTCTTTAAACGGCATTTCAAGGGTCATTGACAGACAATCATAGGCCTTTGCCGTCCAATTGGTACAAAACGTCATATTCCCAGTGCCAGGTTTGGAGAGCGGGTAGCCGTGCATCGTCTGAAAATCTGGCGATATCATCTCATAGGCATTCATAAAGGCGGCCAAATCCCGCGCTTGCTTATCGGTATAGCCCGGTATGCCTTCAGCCCCTGCGATAAAATTATACGGCAGAGCCTCATCCCCATGCACATCCAGCACCATTTTCGGGCGGTCAGCATTCATGGCCTCAGTGACGTAGTAAACCTCTGGCGAACTTTGAATGGTCGCCACACCCCACTCCCGGTTCAAATTAGCCCCAGCCTCATTTGTCCGAAGATTACCGTTCTTCGATCCGTCAGGGTTCATATTAGGCACGATATGAAAGGTCGCTTTCGCGCGCAGCACACGCGACACAGGGTCATCATCATCCAAAAGGCGTGCAAGAAACCCTTCCGCCCACCATTCAGCCATGGTTTCACCGGGATGCTGTCGCGCTGTAATCCAAATTGTCTGCGGCCCTGTCCCGACTATAATACGGTCCAGTGTTTGCCCCTGTACAGTTAACCCCAAAACATCAACAGACACATCGGGATGCGTCCCACATTCGGCGATTAAATCGGCGTGACGTTCCATGCTATAGGGGGCCCAATAGGCATAATATACACTATCGACCTCTGGCGCGTGTTTGATCACAAGTTGATCATCAACATAATCCGTATCCACGCGAAACCAGGTCTCGCGGTCATAGCTGGCGCAGGCTTGGTAATCTTTCCAACCGCCTGTAAAGGCCGCGTCTTTGGCATTTTCAATCACCATGGTCATATCGGTATCGCGTCCGCCAGTGACCCGAAAATAAAACCACTGATAAAAATCAGAGGCATTATCGGGACGTATATTCAAGCGGATATGAGTGGGGTCAGACGCATCAAGCACCTGTATATTGCCGCCATCAAAAGCGGACGTGATTGAAATAGCTGTCATGGGTAAACCCTTATTATTTATAATTATTCAGATTTAAAGTCATCGGGTGAGCTGGCCGCTGCAATAATCGCTGTTGGAATTTCTGGGGCGCTAAGCCCTTTCCAAAACACCCGCCAATCGCCGCTAATCTGCATACCGTCACAGGCGCGCATATACCAATCATTAAACGGGTTTTCCATACGTGACCGCCAGAAAAAATCAGGCACTACCTCTGTTGCCGCGTCCCATAAATCGCGCGCGATACCTTCGCCCCGCGCTTCTTTCGACACCCAAAACTTGGACAAATAAGTCATGCCCGCAAGGCTAGTGAATAGCGCCCCACCGCGGTAATCCACCTCAACCACGCCTGCCATTAACGCTGTGCTCATGAAATCATCACGCAACGGTTTGCCAAAAGCGTCATTAACAGAGGCCCGCAGCTTCGCCTCATTTAACGCATTTAGGCTTTTGACTCGTTTTATCTTCACAGAACGCCGCAATAATGTGCCAGAGCCTTTGGTCGTAAACAATTCAGCCAGAAGGTTCAACGGCGAGGCAATAACGTAAACCCGCTTATTGGTTTTATCAGCATCCAAGGTTTGCACATGCTTTAAGAATAGGCGCTGCCCAACTGTCAATTCCTGCGCTTTTAATGTCTGCTCAATCGCATCTATATTCAGAACCGCGATACGTTCACCGTTGCGGGTCAGCCCACCAGAGGGCTGTAAAAATATCGTTTTGGCCGGGTCAAGCTCGCTGACCAAAGTTTGCAAATTAAATTTGGCGTTGGCGTCAGACATTTCCAGTACGGGCATCCGGTTCGCGCGACATAATTTGCGCAATTCATCGACCAGCCCGTAACTCGCCGTATTGCGTTTGGCCGCTTTTACACCTACCCCGCCAAGTGCTTTGGTCAGGCGCTGGCTCTGAAATTTCACACTCGTATGATCATCATCCAGTGCCCCAACAAGCAGAACAGGCGTTAAACGCAAGTCCGCCAATATGCGTAGATTACTGACGAGCGCCTCTAGCAATGGGTTTTTAAGGCAACGCGGATCAAGCACAATCAGCGCAAAGCGTTCAGGGTCTTGGCTGGCAAAAACTTCCGCGTAAAATTGGGCCTCCGCCGTGGCCCCGACGGCAGACAGGCTTTGGATAACCGTATTGCGCACACCATTGGGCATTAGTCGGACCTTGAGAGAAAATCACCAGATAAGGCGCGTGCATAGACGACTTGGGCGGTATCAAGCTGGGTTTGGGTCACAAATTCATTAGGTTTATGCGCTTGGTCGACATCACCCGGTCCGTACACAACCGCGTTCACGCCTGCATCAGATAGCATTGCGGCTTCGGTCCAATAGGGTAAATCGAGCGGTTCAAAATCGCCAAAATAGGGCGCGAAGGCAGACAGGTCTTTGGTCGCAAAAGACGGAAAGGCCACAATGGTATCAAGCGGATGATCAGGATATAGCCCTGACGCTATGGCGCGAATATCGCTTTCCCGAGCGGCAACATTATCGCCGGGCGGTGGACGCAAGGAGAATTTTAGCGTCGCCGTTGTCGGAATAACATTATAGGCGCCGTCGCAATCAATATCGCCGATATTTGTCGCAAGGCCCTTATAAGGTGGCTCGCCAAAATCACGGTTTGCATCACCATATCCCCCAATGGCCGCCGCCAAACGTGCGGCTTGCAATAAAGGAGCAGCCGTTTGATCTGAGAGCGATGAATGACCGCCCGGCCCTGTAAATGTCGTAGATAGGGCCAACATACCGCGGTGACGACGACCCACACGACATCCTGTGGGTTCACAGACAATCGCCGTAGAGATTGCGGCACCGTCACCACTTAGGATAAAGGCCGGCATAACCTCACTGCCATGTTCCTCGTCACCGCTAAATAATATCGCCACGTCTTTGGGTGTCACTGTACCAAGAGCGGCATAAATGGCGGCGGCAGCCCCTTTGATATCTGACGCACCCAAACCAATAAGTTTGTCACCCAATTGACGTAAAGCGAGCGGGTCAGCGTCCCACCCCTTCCCGCTGGGTACAGTATCAAGATGTACATTCAGCAAAATGCGCGGCGTGCCCCAGCTTGCGAAAACATAGGCGCTGTCAGATTTCCCGCGTAAGCGCGGCACAGACCGCAAAACAAGCGTATCTGGCTGAAACATGTTTAGTGCGTCATGCATGTATTGCGCGAGCGCAACTTCATCGCCTGTACCGTTGCGGCTGTCAAAAGCCACCAAATCCGCAAGCCATGCGGCGGATGAGCGAACTTTGCCTTGATTCTGTGAAATCTTTATCATGATGCGACTATACGCTAAAACACGCCCGCGTGAACCATAGCAATGTCCACAATCCACTTTGTTGCAAAAAATTAAAGTTGCAAAATCTGGCATTTTTTGCATAGTTAACGCATCGTTAATTTAGGGAGGGCGAACAATGGCAAAAGCTGCCGATTATATTGAAGACGTAAAACGCTATGACAGCGGTGCCGACGAAGCCGTCGTGCAGAAAATCTGTAATTATTTGGGCATTGCGCTCGCTAACCGCGACAGCTCCCTTGTATCCTGCTCGGACGAAACTGAACGTAACCGCGTGCGCGACGGTTACGCCGCTAAAAAACTCGGCATGGGCACATCTGATGCCGAAGCCGCTATTGCTGCTGTTTGTGAAACCATGAAGGGCGATCGCAACAAGCAGCGCGTGACGTTCTATTACCTAATGGCGCATAACGCTGGCAAGCTGGGCGACCTCTAGCCACTTATGCTTCTAGGGCAATAAACTAATCGTAACTTAAAACCGCGTCCCGGAAACGGCGGCGCGGTTTTTTTATGGCCTATTGTAAACGTTCTCCGCATTGCTTATATATTTTGTGTCGGCTTGACCGACTATGACGATAAACGCGCATATAATAAGCGGACTGGACCCGGGGGCGGTACCCGGCGGCTCCACCATAAGGGCTCATATAGTGATATGAGAGCCTTTTTGATGGGGCCGAAATAGGATCGACAGACGTGTAAAAATGTAAGCTTTCGTCCGGGTTGGCATCGTTAAATGCCAAATCATAGTAATTGCAAATGACAATTCCTCTGAAGAGTTTGCACTAGCCGCGTAAGCAGCTAGTCGAATTCGACTTTTAACTCCTAGCCCTTCAGACGGCTAGGCGGGCTTCGGTGGGTAGCTGGCAACAGAAACCCACCACTTCATCGAAAACACCGCTAGAGCGAAGCGAAGGCGGTAGGTTTTTTCGATGCGGAAAAATGACACACCAAAATTTGCGGTCTGGATAGACAACATCAGGGGGCGATTCAAACTCGTCCTTCATGTTAGATGAAAGTTGTTCTCGCGTAAGTCCACTCAATTGGGCAAAATATGAAGAACCCGCTGAAAGCGGGCCAGCTACAACCATCATACCGTCACACCGCAAGCGATGCTCGCGTCTTAAAGCAACCCTTTAAATCAAGTGCTCTCGCTCTACGCCTTCGGTTCAATCGGCAATAATTTCAGCCCCAATTCCCGCAATTGCGCGCCGTCCACTTCGGCAGGAGCGTTCATCATAAGGTCTTGGGCTTGGCCGTTCATCGGGAACAGAATGACATCGCGAATTGTGTCTGTACCCGCCAGCAACATGACAATACGGTCAACGCCGGGGGCAATCCCGCCGTGGGGCGGCGCGCCGTATTTAAAGGCATTGATCATGCCGGCAAATTTGTCTTCAACGACTTCGGGGCCGTAGCCTGCCATATCAAACGCCTTATACATAATATCAGCTTTGTGGTTTCTGATCGCGCCCGATGAAAGCTCTACGCCGTTACAGACGATGTCATATTGATAGGCGAGGATATCGAGGATTTTCTCATTCGTATCTGCCGCCTCGAGCGCTTCCATACCACCTTGAGGCATAGAGAACGGGTTATGAGAGAAGTCAATTTTCTTGTTATCCTCGTCCCATTCAAACATGGGATAATCGACAATCCACGCAAATTTAAACACGCCCTCAGGGATGAGGTCTAAGTCTTTACCAACTTTGTTACGTGCCGCCCCCGCGAGTTTATAGGCGTCAGACGCTTTACCAGCAGAGAAGAAAATCCCGTCGCCCGCGCCAAGGCCCATTTTATCAAGAAGCTTTGCCAGATGCTCAGGCTTAAAGTTTTTCAAAACAGGATCTTGACTATCAACACCACCACTATCTGCGTCTTTAAGGCGAGCATAGCCGAGGCCCGGGGCTTGCATTTCTTTCTTGGCCCATTTGTCCATATTATCAAAAAACTTGCGCGATTGGTTCGCGGCCGCTTGCGGCGCAGGAATAGCAATAACTTTGCCGCCACCTTTGGTGATTTTGGCAAAGATGCCAAAGCCCGTGAGGGCTTCATCGGTGAAAAACTCTGACACATCGGTCAACTCAAATGGGATGCGCAGGTCAGGCTTATCATTGCCGTAGCGTTCCATGCTTTCCTTATAAGGAATACGCGGGAACGGGGTTTGAACTTCGCGGCCATCGGCAAATTCTTCAAAAACGCCCGCCATAACAGGTTCAATCGCTTGAAAGACATCTTCTTGGGTGACAAAGCTCATTTCCACGTCAAGCTGGTAAAACTCGCCGGGGCTACGGTCTGCGCGCGCATCCTCGTCGCGGAAACAGGGCGCGATTTGGAAATAACGGTCAAAGCCCGCAACCATGATCAATTGCTTAAATTGCTGTGGGGCTTGCGGTAAGGCGTAAAACTTACCAGGGTTTAGCCGTGACGGCACAAGGAAGTCACGCGCGCCTTCGGGCGAGCTGGCTGTTAGGATTGGCGTTTGAAATTCGGTAAAGCCCTGGTCAATCATACGGCGGCGGAGTGAGTTAATCACCTGCCCGCGCATGAGGATATTTTTGTGCAAGGTTTCACGGCGCAAATCCAGATAGCGGTGCGTCAAGCGGATATCTTCGGGATATTCCTGTTCGCCAAAGACAGGGAGTGGCAGAGGTGCTGCGGCGCTCTCGATAGTCATTTCATCAGCCCGAAGCTCAACGTCCCCCGTAGGGATTTCAGCGTTCACGGCCTCTGCGTCGCGGGCCAGAAGTTCGCCCGTCACAGTGATAACAGATTCAGATGGGCAACGCTTGGCGGCTTCGTAAAATTCTGCCGTGGGATAGACCACAACTTGGGTGATGCCGTAATGGTCACGCAGATCAATAAACAGCGCATTGGCATGTTCACGTTTGCGGTGTACCCAGCCAGATAATTTTACAGTTTCACCGACGTGGTCAGCGCGAAGTTCGCCACATGTATGGCTGCGATAAGCGTGCATGATATCTCTACCTTTTTAGGCCCCTAAACAGGGTGGTCATAATATAAGGCGGGCTTAATCTCTCGGACGTTTAAGTCAAGGCCTGCGCCGCATTTTGCGCGCGCTTACGCCCCGTCAATCAGCGCGAGCCATTCGTCCTCAGTGAGGGTCTGTACGCCCAAATCCGCCGCCTTTTTTAGCTTATTCCCAGCCCCCGGCCCTGCGACCAGAATATCGGTCTTGGCAGAGACAGAACCGGAGACCTTGGCACCGAGTGATTTGGCTTTATTTTGAGCTTCTGTTCTGTTGAACTTTTCTAGCTTTCCAGTAAACACAACAGTCTTACCGATAACGGGAGAGCTTTGGTCTACATCTATGTAAGCCCTGTTTTGTACCGTTTTCACACCTGCATCCAAAATATTTTGGACAAGCTTTTTATTGCGCTCTGATGAACAATACTGAATGAGCGACAATCCGATACTTGGTCCTATTGAAGGAATTGGGACAATTCTTCTGCAAATCGTATCAGAATTACGCAAAGTATTTTCAGTTTCACGAGAAAGGATATGCCAGTCGGACAAAAAGCTATTTGTTTTTAAGTCGAGCTCTCTTTTCCAAAAACTCTCCAACTGAGCAAAAGCAATCTCAACTTCGTTTAGAACAGCAGACCAATCGCCAAAGTAACCCATAAAACGTTCAAACTTATCAGGGTATTTTTCTGAATTCTTAAAGCGTTTTGTAAAAACGGTTTCTACCGTTTCAATGGCTTTCGACCCTGTGAAATTCGATGATTGTTGTGCAAAATTTCGCATTCCAAGGCGTATTAATTGCCCGCCTATACCTTTAATATCTTGTACCTCTGGCCATATCGATAATTCGAGTGCATTAACAGTCGTATATGCCGTTAGGGCATCGAAAAACTCTTCAAATTGCTTAAGACTGTACTGACCCAATCGATTTTGATGCTTAAACCATAGCATTTGCAATTCCATGGCAACACTATCTACAGCTGATAATAATTCATCCCAATTCTTGTATTTTTCAGCAACGGTTTCGGCAACAGTTATACCAATATTGGGAATACCTAGAGCAAAAATAAACCTATCGAATGGAATTTCACGGCGTTCATTTATGGACGCGAACAGATTATTTATGCTTGTTTCCCCCCAACCATCTTTGCTGCTTAACAAATCGCCATAATTGTTATTTTCAAGCTTAAATAAATCAGCGGGCTCAGAGATTATTTTTAAATCTAGGAATTGTTCAAGTTGCTTCTCTCCCAAACCTTCAATGTTAAAAGCCTTTCTCGCAACAAAGTGTTTCAAGCCCTCAATACGTTGTTTAGGGCAACCTAAATTGTTCTGGCAACGGCGTTTTGCTTCTAACTGTCCCGTATTGGAGTCAACACCACGAATAGCTTCAGACCCGCATACCGGGCAAGTGTGAGGAAACTTAAATGGCTCCCCCATCATGTCCTCAACAACCTTTATAACCTGTGGGATTACGTCACCAGCGCGTTGGATTTGGACCTTATCCCCTTCTTTTACGCCTAACCTTTCTATTTCGTCTTCATTATGGAGCGTGGCATTTGAAACTAAAACACCCCCAACTGTGATAGGAATAAGTCGCGCGACGGGCGTCAAAGACCCTGTTCGACCGACTTGAATTTCAATTTTCTCTACGACAGTAATTGCTTTTTCCGCTGGGAATTTATGGGCTATTGCCCAACGGGGGGCGCGACTTGTAGGTTTCAACGCATCAGCACCTTGCAGCGCCAAATCGTCAACTTTGTAAACCACCCCGTCAATATCATAACCAAGGGCAGCGCGTTTTTCCTCTATGTCGTGATAATGGGTTATCATCTGGTCGGGCGTATCGTGGCGGCGCATTTCGGGATTGGTATCAAACCCCCAGGCTTTAAATTTCGCCACGGCTTCCATCTGCGTGGCTGCGAAAGCTTCGCTGACCTCCCCCCATGTATAGGCGAAAAACTTAAGCGGGCGGCTACGCGTGACCTCAGGGTCAATCTGGCGCAAGCTCCCTGCCGCCGCGTTACGCGGATTTTTATAGGGCTCTTTGCCCGCCGCGACTTGGGCGACGTTCATTGTGTCAAAATCTGCATGGTCGATATAAACTTCGCCGCGCACTTCCAAAATATCGGGCCAGCCCTGCCCTGACAGCGTCTTAGGGATATTATCGACAGTGCGTAGATTGGCGGTCACGTCCTCGCCGACTTTGCCGTCCCCCCGCGTCGCTCCGCTCACTAGCACGCCATTCTCATAGCGAAGCGCGGCTGACAGGCCGTCAATTTTGGGCTCTGCGGTAAAAGCGAGCGGGGCGTCATCGGGATGGTTGAGAAACTTTCGCACCCGGATGACGAAATCCGTGACGTCGGCGTCTGTGAAAGCATTATCCAGCGATAACATCGCCACAGAATGTGTGATTTTACCAAATTTGCCAGAGGGTTTCGCGCCCAGTGTATTTGACGGGCTATCTTTGCGGATAAGGTGCGGAAAGGCGGCCTCAATCGCTGTGTTCTCTGCCCGCAACGCATCATATTGCGCGTCAGTAATTAGCGGCGCATCATCATTATAATAAGCCGCATCTGCGATCTTCATCTCTTGCGCAATAGCTTTTAGCCGTGCTTTCGCTTGCGTTTCGGACATGTCATTCACGTCTACCATTTACGACGCCATGAGTTGTCGTGCCGCCGCGCGGGCCTCAGATGTCACGGTTTCACCCGCGAGCATCCGCGCAATCTCTTCTTCGCGGGCATCATCTGATACGCGGTGAACATGGGTGGTTGTCGTAGAGCCCGTGGAGGATTTCTCAATACGGAATTGATGGGCCGCACAGGCGGCCACTTGCGGGCTGTGGGTGACAACAAAAACTTGGGCCAGATCTGATAATCGCGCGAGACGTTTGCCGACGGCGGCGGCCACGGCTCCGCCGACCCCTTGGTCCACTTCGTCAAAGACCAAAACCGCATCATTGCGCCCCGCCAAGGCCACTTTAATTGCGAGCGCAAAGCGCGCCATTTCTCCGCCAGAAGCAATTTTATCCAGCGGCCCCATCGCCGTGCCAGGGTTGGTCGCGACGTGAAACCGCACGCGGTCCGTACCCATAGCGCTTGGCGGGGTATCAGTCATATCCACAGTGAATAACGCCCGTTCCATTTTTAAGGGCGGCAATTCGGTCAACACGGATTTCTCTAATAGTTTCGAGGCTTTAGCGCGAGATGTTGATA from Fretibacter rubidus encodes:
- a CDS encoding M14-type cytosolic carboxypeptidase, giving the protein MTAISITSAFDGGNIQVLDASDPTHIRLNIRPDNASDFYQWFYFRVTGGRDTDMTMVIENAKDAAFTGGWKDYQACASYDRETWFRVDTDYVDDQLVIKHAPEVDSVYYAYWAPYSMERHADLIAECGTHPDVSVDVLGLTVQGQTLDRIIVGTGPQTIWITARQHPGETMAEWWAEGFLARLLDDDDPVSRVLRAKATFHIVPNMNPDGSKNGNLRTNEAGANLNREWGVATIQSSPEVYYVTEAMNADRPKMVLDVHGDEALPYNFIAGAEGIPGYTDKQARDLAAFMNAYEMISPDFQTMHGYPLSKPGTGNMTFCTNWTAKAYDCLSMTLEMPFKDNADLPDEDYGWSPERAARLGAASLDAMLAVVDDL
- a CDS encoding M20/M25/M40 family metallo-hydrolase, encoding MIKISQNQGKVRSSAAWLADLVAFDSRNGTGDEVALAQYMHDALNMFQPDTLVLRSVPRLRGKSDSAYVFASWGTPRILLNVHLDTVPSGKGWDADPLALRQLGDKLIGLGASDIKGAAAAIYAALGTVTPKDVAILFSGDEEHGSEVMPAFILSGDGAAISTAIVCEPTGCRVGRRHRGMLALSTTFTGPGGHSSLSDQTAAPLLQAARLAAAIGGYGDANRDFGEPPYKGLATNIGDIDCDGAYNVIPTTATLKFSLRPPPGDNVAARESDIRAIASGLYPDHPLDTIVAFPSFATKDLSAFAPYFGDFEPLDLPYWTEAAMLSDAGVNAVVYGPGDVDQAHKPNEFVTQTQLDTAQVVYARALSGDFLSRSD
- the glnA gene encoding type I glutamate--ammonia ligase; the protein is MSEKIMKHMKDENIKFVDLRFTDPKGKLQHVTFHADMVDEDLFADGTMFDGSSIEGWKAINESDMVLMPDASTAKMDPFYQQDTLAIFCDILEPDTGEAYNRDPRTTAKKAQTYMEAQKVGDQVYFGPEAEFFVFDDVRWDTSQNKTGFEFNSLEGPYNSGAHVEGGNKGHRPGPKGGYFPVPPIDHEQDMRSEMLSVMEELGLRPEKHHHEVAPSQHELGMKFAPLLEMGDNMQLYKYIVHNVADAYGKTATFMPKPVHNDNGSGMHVHMSIWKDGKPTFAGNEYAGLSKNCLYYIGGVIKHAKALNAFTNPSTNSYKRLVPGFEAPVMLAYSARNRSASVRIPWTASPNGKRLEVRFPDPMANPYLAYSALLMAGLDGIKNKIDPGDAMDKDLYDLPPAEAAAIPQVAGSLREALENLDGDRSFLTSGGVFDDDQIDAYIEMKMEDVHRVGMHPHPVEFDLYYKA
- a CDS encoding entericidin A/B family lipoprotein, encoding MSKMIIKNVSIAVVTLAALATSACHTVEGVGKDLERAGDKAEEITRND
- a CDS encoding aminopeptidase P family protein; the protein is MFQNFLVQGGPDFGQRNLPKLRAELSARGLDGFLVPHEDEYQNEYLPDCNERLMWVSGFTGSAGAAVVMADKAAVFVDGRYTIQLAAQVDADMFDYKRLEDNGVVNWLLETVSAGQKIGYDPKLHATSALNKLRKAVEKAGGALVAQDSNPIDTAWADRPAPPVTPVVIQPLDLAGEDHPSKRTRIAADIKDKGADAAVITAPASIAWLLNIRGGDVQCTPLPLSTAIIKSDGRVDLFINPAKLSDPVRVHLGNQVSLYEEDALAAALSDMTGQTVLVDPNVSSNWYVATLESAGAKVLSAQDPVALPKACKNSAEIAGTTEAHKRDGAALVEFLYWLDTTAQSGHVDEIDAATELERARAATGVLKDLSFETISGAGSNGAIVHYRVSEATTKKLSPGSLFLVDSGGQYVDGTTDVTRTVPIGTPTDEMAERFTLVLKGHIALATVRFPKGTTGSNLDALARMALWAKGLDYDHGTGHGVGAFLGVHEGPQRISKAPNSVALKPGMIVSNEPGYYKTDGYGIRIENLQYVHAPTDIEGGERPMMGFKTLTLAPLHRALIKTDMLSAAEHRYIDDYHASVWDSLKDRVDGDVLSWLEASCQPLA